A single Eulemur rufifrons isolate Redbay chromosome 9, OSU_ERuf_1, whole genome shotgun sequence DNA region contains:
- the ACSF2 gene encoding medium-chain acyl-CoA ligase ACSF2, mitochondrial isoform X3, with translation MAVYVGMLRLGRLCAASRGVLGARAALFRTWQEAKLQSVRPLSSREADRTSPLPIGGLSYIQGCTRIRLVSKTVGQCLDATAQRVPDREALVVLHENMRLTFAQLKEEVSVNPAYQAMELEYVLKKVGCKALVFPKQFKTQQYYDILKQICPELENAQPGALKSQRLPDLTTVISVDAPLPGTLLLDEVVAAGSTQQHLDRLRYTQQFLSCHDPINILFTSGTTGSPKGATLSHYNIVNNSNMIGERLRLHLKTAEELRVILPSPLYHCLGSVGGTMTCILHGATLILSSPIFNGKKALEAISRERGSMLYGTPTMYVDILNQPDFSSYDISSMCGGVIAGSPAPPELIRAIINKMNMKELVVAYGTTENSPVTFMNFPDDTVEQKSESVGRILPHTEAQILNMEAGTLVALNTPGELCIRGYCVMLGYWGEPQKTKEVVGQEKWYRTGDIAMMDEQGFCKIVGRFKDMIIRGGENIYPAELEDFFHTHPQVQEVQVVGVKDSRMGEEICACIRLKNGEKTTAEEIKAFCKGKIAHFKIPRYIVFVTDYPLTISGKVQKFKLREQMEQHLNL, from the exons TTCCAGAGAGGCGGATCGCACCTCCCCACTGCCCATTGGTGGCCTCAGCTACATTCAGGGCTGCACCAGAATTCGTCTTGTCAGCAAGACTGTGGGCCAGTGCCTGGATGCCACAGCACAGCGGGTCCCAGACCGAGAGGCCTTGGTGGTCCTCCACGAAAACATGAGGTTGACTTTTGCCCAGCTCAAAGAGGAG GTGTCTGTGAACCCAGCCTACCAGGCTATGGAATTGGAGTATGTCCTCAAGAAG GTGGGCTGCAAAGCCCTCGTGTTCCCCAAGCAGTTCAAGACCCAGCAGTACTACGACATCCTCAAGCAGATCTGTCCAGAGCTGGAGAATGCCCAGCCAGGGGCCTTGAAGAGTCAGAG GCTTCCAGATCTGACCACAGTCATCTCAGTGGATGCCCCTTTGCCGGGCACCCTGCTCCTGGATGAAGTGGTGGCGGCGGGCAGCACACAGCAGCATCTGGACCGGCTCCGGTACACCCAGCAGTTCCTGTCCTGCCATGACCCCATCAACATCCTGTTCACTTCG GGGACAACAGGCAGCCCCAAGGGGGCCACCCTCTCCCATTACAACATTGTCAACAACTCCAACATGATCGGGGAGCGCCTGAGACTGCATCTGAAG ACGGCAGAGGAGTTGCGGGTGATTCTGCCCAGCCCCCTGTACCACTGCCTGGGTTCCGTGGGGGGAACAATGACGTGTATTTTGCACGGTGCCACCCTCATCTTGTCCTCTCCAATCTTCAATGGCAAGAAGGCACTGGAGGCCATCAGCAGAGAGAG AGGCTCCATGCTGTATGGCACCCCCACCATGTACGTGGACATTCTGAACCAGCCAGACTTCTCCAGTTATGACATCTCATCCAtgtgtggag GTGTGATCGCTGGGTCCCCTGCACCCCCAGAGCTGATCCGAGCCATCATCAACAAGATGAATATGAAGGAGCTGGTG GTTGCTTACGGAACCACAGAGAACAGTCCTGTGACCTTCATGAACTTCCCTGATGACACTGTGGAGCAGAAGTCAGAAAGTGTAGGCAGAATTTTGCCTCACACGGAG GCCCAGATCCTGAACATGGAGGCGGGGACGTTAGTGGCGCTGAACACTCCCGGGGAGCTGTGCATCCGAGGCTACTGCGTCATGCTGGGCTACTGGGGCGAGCCTCAGAAGACGAAGGAAGTGGTTGGTCAGGAGAAGTGGTACCGGACAGG AGACATCGCCATGATGGACGAGCAGGGCTTCTGCAAGATCGTGGGCCGCTTCAAGGATATGATCATCCGAGGTGGTGAGAACATCTACCCTGCAGAGCTGGAGGACTTCTTTCACACACACCCGCAGGTGCAGGAAGTGCAG GTGGTGGGAGTGAAGGACAGCCGGATGGGGGAGGAAATTTGTGCCTGCATTCGGCTGAAGAACGGGGAGAAGACCACGGCCGAGGAGATCAAAGCTTTCTGCAAAGGGAAG ATTGCCCACTTCAAGATTCCCCGCTACATCGTGTTTGTAACAGACTACCCCCTCACCATCTCAGGAAAG GTCCAGAAATTCAAACTTCGAGAGCAGATGGAACAACATTTAAATCTGTGA
- the RSAD1 gene encoding radical S-adenosyl methionine domain-containing protein 1, mitochondrial isoform X2, translating to MAVPGARARGWVAAARATQRRRRAEGTGGPPRPEPPSQRAALYVHWPYCEKRCSYCNFNKYIPRGVDEAAMRKCLVTEAQTLLRLSGVRRVESVFFGGGTPSLASPHTVAAVLEAVAQAAYLPADSEVTLEANPTSAPGSRLAAFGAAGVNRLSIGLQLSLERGTALFAQVQQGALPAPDPELAAEMYQRGREALGEAGFRQYEVSNFARNGALSTHNWTYWQCGQYLGVGPGAHGRFIPQGAGGHTREARIQTLEPDNWMKEVMLFGHGTRKRIPLGRLEMLEEVLAMGLRTDIGITHQHWQQFDPQLTLWDVFGASKEVKELLEQGLLLLDHRGLRCSWEGLPVLDSLLLTLLPQLQEAWQQRIPSLVPGG from the exons ATGGCTGTCCCCGGAGCCCGGGCCCGCGGCTGGGTGGCGGCGGCCAGAGCGACCCAGCGGCGTCGCCGCGCGGAGGGCACGGGAGGACCTCCGCGTCCTGAGCCCCCGAGCCAGCGCGCGGCGCTTTACGTGCAC TGGCCCTACTGCGAGAAGCGCTGCAGTTACTGCAACTTCAACAAGTACATCCCCCGCGGCGTGGATGAGGCTGCCATGCGGAAGTGTCTGGTGACTGAGGCTCAGACGCTGCTGCGGCTCAGCGGGGTGCGACG GGTGGAATCTGTGTTCTTTGGTGGGGGGACGCCCAGTCTGGCCAGTCCCCACACCGTGGCTGCTGTCCTGGAGGCTGTGGCACAGGCAGCCTACCTGCCTGCAGACTCTGAAGTCACATTGGAGGCTAATCCCACTTCAGCCCCAGGTTCCAGGCTGGCAGCGTTTGGGGCAGCAGGGGTCAACAGGTTGTCCATTGGCCTCCAG CTGTCCCTGGAGCGGGGCACCGCGCTCTTCGCGCAGGTGCAGCAAGGCGCCCTTCCTGCCCCCGACCCGGAGCTCGCTGCTGAGATGTACCAGCGGGGTCGAGAAGCCCTTGGAGAGGCCGGCTTCCGCCAGTATGAGGTCTCCAACTTCGCCCGGAAT ggGGCGCTCAGTACCCACAATTGGACTTACTGGCAGTGCGGTCAGTACCTTGGCGTCGGGCCTG GAGCCCATGGGCGATTTATACCCCAGGGGGCCGGGGGCCACACCCGGGAGGCTCGAATCCAGACACTGGAGCCTGACAACTGGATGAAGGAGGTGATGCTGTTTGGCCATGGCACCCGGAAGCGCATCCCCCTGGGCAGGCTGGAGAT GCTGGAGGAAGTTTTGGCCATGGGGCTGCGCACCGATATAGGGATCACTCACCAG CACTGGCAGCAGTTTGATCCCCAGCTGACCCTGTGGGACGTGTTTGGAGCAAGCAAGGAGGTGAAGGAGCTGCTGGAGCAGGGCCTACTGCTGCTGGATCACAG AGGTCTTCGGTGTTCCTGGGAGGGTCTGCCTGTGCTGGACTCTCTGTTGCTGACCCTTCTGCCTCAACTCCAAGAGGCCTGGCAGCAGAGAATCCCCTCCCTTGTGCCAGGAGGATGA
- the ACSF2 gene encoding medium-chain acyl-CoA ligase ACSF2, mitochondrial isoform X2: MAVYVGMLRLGRLCAASRGVLGARAALFRTWQEAKLQSVRPLSSREADRTSPLPIGGLSYIQGCTRIRLVSKTVGQCLDATAQRVPDREALVVLHENMRLTFAQLKEEVDKAASGLLSIGLCKGDRLGMWGPNSYAWVLMQLATAQAMELEYVLKKVGCKALVFPKQFKTQQYYDILKQICPELENAQPGALKSQRLPDLTTVISVDAPLPGTLLLDEVVAAGSTQQHLDRLRYTQQFLSCHDPINILFTSGTTGSPKGATLSHYNIVNNSNMIGERLRLHLKTAEELRVILPSPLYHCLGSVGGTMTCILHGATLILSSPIFNGKKALEAISRERGSMLYGTPTMYVDILNQPDFSSYDISSMCGGVIAGSPAPPELIRAIINKMNMKELVVAYGTTENSPVTFMNFPDDTVEQKSESVGRILPHTEAQILNMEAGTLVALNTPGELCIRGYCVMLGYWGEPQKTKEVVGQEKWYRTGDIAMMDEQGFCKIVGRFKDMIIRGGENIYPAELEDFFHTHPQVQEVQVVGVKDSRMGEEICACIRLKNGEKTTAEEIKAFCKGKIAHFKIPRYIVFVTDYPLTISGKVQKFKLREQMEQHLNL, from the exons TTCCAGAGAGGCGGATCGCACCTCCCCACTGCCCATTGGTGGCCTCAGCTACATTCAGGGCTGCACCAGAATTCGTCTTGTCAGCAAGACTGTGGGCCAGTGCCTGGATGCCACAGCACAGCGGGTCCCAGACCGAGAGGCCTTGGTGGTCCTCCACGAAAACATGAGGTTGACTTTTGCCCAGCTCAAAGAGGAG GTGGACAAAGCTGCCTCTGGCCTCCTGAGCATTGGCCTCTGCAAGGGTGACCGGCTGGGCATGTGGGGCCCCAACTCCTACGCATGGGTGCTCATGCAGTTGGCCACCGCCCAG GCTATGGAATTGGAGTATGTCCTCAAGAAG GTGGGCTGCAAAGCCCTCGTGTTCCCCAAGCAGTTCAAGACCCAGCAGTACTACGACATCCTCAAGCAGATCTGTCCAGAGCTGGAGAATGCCCAGCCAGGGGCCTTGAAGAGTCAGAG GCTTCCAGATCTGACCACAGTCATCTCAGTGGATGCCCCTTTGCCGGGCACCCTGCTCCTGGATGAAGTGGTGGCGGCGGGCAGCACACAGCAGCATCTGGACCGGCTCCGGTACACCCAGCAGTTCCTGTCCTGCCATGACCCCATCAACATCCTGTTCACTTCG GGGACAACAGGCAGCCCCAAGGGGGCCACCCTCTCCCATTACAACATTGTCAACAACTCCAACATGATCGGGGAGCGCCTGAGACTGCATCTGAAG ACGGCAGAGGAGTTGCGGGTGATTCTGCCCAGCCCCCTGTACCACTGCCTGGGTTCCGTGGGGGGAACAATGACGTGTATTTTGCACGGTGCCACCCTCATCTTGTCCTCTCCAATCTTCAATGGCAAGAAGGCACTGGAGGCCATCAGCAGAGAGAG AGGCTCCATGCTGTATGGCACCCCCACCATGTACGTGGACATTCTGAACCAGCCAGACTTCTCCAGTTATGACATCTCATCCAtgtgtggag GTGTGATCGCTGGGTCCCCTGCACCCCCAGAGCTGATCCGAGCCATCATCAACAAGATGAATATGAAGGAGCTGGTG GTTGCTTACGGAACCACAGAGAACAGTCCTGTGACCTTCATGAACTTCCCTGATGACACTGTGGAGCAGAAGTCAGAAAGTGTAGGCAGAATTTTGCCTCACACGGAG GCCCAGATCCTGAACATGGAGGCGGGGACGTTAGTGGCGCTGAACACTCCCGGGGAGCTGTGCATCCGAGGCTACTGCGTCATGCTGGGCTACTGGGGCGAGCCTCAGAAGACGAAGGAAGTGGTTGGTCAGGAGAAGTGGTACCGGACAGG AGACATCGCCATGATGGACGAGCAGGGCTTCTGCAAGATCGTGGGCCGCTTCAAGGATATGATCATCCGAGGTGGTGAGAACATCTACCCTGCAGAGCTGGAGGACTTCTTTCACACACACCCGCAGGTGCAGGAAGTGCAG GTGGTGGGAGTGAAGGACAGCCGGATGGGGGAGGAAATTTGTGCCTGCATTCGGCTGAAGAACGGGGAGAAGACCACGGCCGAGGAGATCAAAGCTTTCTGCAAAGGGAAG ATTGCCCACTTCAAGATTCCCCGCTACATCGTGTTTGTAACAGACTACCCCCTCACCATCTCAGGAAAG GTCCAGAAATTCAAACTTCGAGAGCAGATGGAACAACATTTAAATCTGTGA
- the CHAD gene encoding chondroadherin, producing MARPMLLLSLGLLAGLLPALAACPQNCHCHGDLQHVICDKVGLQKIPKVSEKTKLLNLQRNNFPVLAANSFRAMPNLVSLHLQHCQIREVAAGAFRGLKQLIYLYLSHNDIRVLHPGAFDDLTELTYLYLDHNKVTELPRGLLSPLVNLFILQLNNNKIRELRSGAFQGAKDLRWLYLSENALSSLQPGALDDVENLAKFHVDRNQLSSYPSAALNKLRVVEELKLSHNPLKSIPDNAFQSFGRYLETLWLDNTNLEKFSDGAFLGVTTLKHIHLENNRLNQLPSNFPFDNLETLTLTNNPWKCTCQLRGLRRWLEAKASRPDATCASPAKFKGQHIRDTDAFRSCKFPTKRSKKAGRH from the exons ATGGCCCGCCCAATGCTCTTGCTCAGCCTCGGCCTCCTGGCCGGCCTGCTGCCGGCGCTGGCCGCCTGCCCCCAGAACTGCCACTGCCACGGCGACCTGCAGCACGTCATCTGCGACAAGGTGGGGCTGCAGAAGATCCCCAAGGTATCAGAGAAGACCAAGCTGCTCAACCTACAGCGCAACAACTTCCCGGTGCTGGCTGCCAACTCATTTCGGGCCATGCCAAACCTCGTGTCGCTGCACCTGCAGCACTGCCAGATCCGCGAGGTGGCCGCCGGCGCCTTCCGCGGCCTCAAGCAGCTCATCTACCTGTACCTGTCCCACAACGACATCCGCGTGCTGCATCCCGGTGCTTTCGACGACCTTACCGAACTCACCTACCTCTACCTGGACCATAACAAGGTGACTGAGCTGCCCCGGGGGCTGCTCTCCCCGCTGGTCAACCTCTTCATCTTGCAGCTCAACAACAACAAGATCCGTGAGCTGCGCTCAGGCGCCTTCCAGGGCGCCAAGGACCTGCGCTGGCTCTACCTGTCGGAAAACGCACTCAGTTCCCTGCAGCCCGGGGCCCTGGACGACGTGGAGAACCTCGCCAAGTTCCACGTGGATAGGAACCAGCTGTCCAGCTACCCCTCTGCTGCTCTGAACAAGCTGCGGGTGGTGGAGGAGCTGAAGCTGTCCCACAACCCCCTGAAAAGCATCCCTGACAATGCCTTCCAGTCCTTTGGCAGATACCTGGAGACCCTCTGGCTGGACAACACCAACCTGGAGAAG TTCTCAGATGGTGCTTTCCTGGGTGTGACCACGCTGAAACACATCCATCTGGAGAACAACCGTTTGAACCAGTTGCCCTCCAACTTCCCCTTTGACAACCTGGAGACCCTCACCCTCACCAACAATCCCTGGAAGTGTACCTGCCAGCTCCGGGGCCTTCGGCG GTGGCTGGAAGCCAAGGCCTCCCGCCCAGATGCTACCTGTGCCTCCCCTGCCAAGTTCAAGGGCCAGCACATCCGTGATACAGACGCCTTCCGCAGCTGCAAGTTCCCCACCAAGAGGTCCAAGAAAGCCGGCCGCCATTAA
- the ACSF2 gene encoding medium-chain acyl-CoA ligase ACSF2, mitochondrial isoform X1, translating into MAVYVGMLRLGRLCAASRGVLGARAALFRTWQEAKLQSVRPLSSREADRTSPLPIGGLSYIQGCTRIRLVSKTVGQCLDATAQRVPDREALVVLHENMRLTFAQLKEEVDKAASGLLSIGLCKGDRLGMWGPNSYAWVLMQLATAQAGIILVSVNPAYQAMELEYVLKKVGCKALVFPKQFKTQQYYDILKQICPELENAQPGALKSQRLPDLTTVISVDAPLPGTLLLDEVVAAGSTQQHLDRLRYTQQFLSCHDPINILFTSGTTGSPKGATLSHYNIVNNSNMIGERLRLHLKTAEELRVILPSPLYHCLGSVGGTMTCILHGATLILSSPIFNGKKALEAISRERGSMLYGTPTMYVDILNQPDFSSYDISSMCGGVIAGSPAPPELIRAIINKMNMKELVVAYGTTENSPVTFMNFPDDTVEQKSESVGRILPHTEAQILNMEAGTLVALNTPGELCIRGYCVMLGYWGEPQKTKEVVGQEKWYRTGDIAMMDEQGFCKIVGRFKDMIIRGGENIYPAELEDFFHTHPQVQEVQVVGVKDSRMGEEICACIRLKNGEKTTAEEIKAFCKGKIAHFKIPRYIVFVTDYPLTISGKVQKFKLREQMEQHLNL; encoded by the exons TTCCAGAGAGGCGGATCGCACCTCCCCACTGCCCATTGGTGGCCTCAGCTACATTCAGGGCTGCACCAGAATTCGTCTTGTCAGCAAGACTGTGGGCCAGTGCCTGGATGCCACAGCACAGCGGGTCCCAGACCGAGAGGCCTTGGTGGTCCTCCACGAAAACATGAGGTTGACTTTTGCCCAGCTCAAAGAGGAG GTGGACAAAGCTGCCTCTGGCCTCCTGAGCATTGGCCTCTGCAAGGGTGACCGGCTGGGCATGTGGGGCCCCAACTCCTACGCATGGGTGCTCATGCAGTTGGCCACCGCCCAGGCGGGCATCATCCTG GTGTCTGTGAACCCAGCCTACCAGGCTATGGAATTGGAGTATGTCCTCAAGAAG GTGGGCTGCAAAGCCCTCGTGTTCCCCAAGCAGTTCAAGACCCAGCAGTACTACGACATCCTCAAGCAGATCTGTCCAGAGCTGGAGAATGCCCAGCCAGGGGCCTTGAAGAGTCAGAG GCTTCCAGATCTGACCACAGTCATCTCAGTGGATGCCCCTTTGCCGGGCACCCTGCTCCTGGATGAAGTGGTGGCGGCGGGCAGCACACAGCAGCATCTGGACCGGCTCCGGTACACCCAGCAGTTCCTGTCCTGCCATGACCCCATCAACATCCTGTTCACTTCG GGGACAACAGGCAGCCCCAAGGGGGCCACCCTCTCCCATTACAACATTGTCAACAACTCCAACATGATCGGGGAGCGCCTGAGACTGCATCTGAAG ACGGCAGAGGAGTTGCGGGTGATTCTGCCCAGCCCCCTGTACCACTGCCTGGGTTCCGTGGGGGGAACAATGACGTGTATTTTGCACGGTGCCACCCTCATCTTGTCCTCTCCAATCTTCAATGGCAAGAAGGCACTGGAGGCCATCAGCAGAGAGAG AGGCTCCATGCTGTATGGCACCCCCACCATGTACGTGGACATTCTGAACCAGCCAGACTTCTCCAGTTATGACATCTCATCCAtgtgtggag GTGTGATCGCTGGGTCCCCTGCACCCCCAGAGCTGATCCGAGCCATCATCAACAAGATGAATATGAAGGAGCTGGTG GTTGCTTACGGAACCACAGAGAACAGTCCTGTGACCTTCATGAACTTCCCTGATGACACTGTGGAGCAGAAGTCAGAAAGTGTAGGCAGAATTTTGCCTCACACGGAG GCCCAGATCCTGAACATGGAGGCGGGGACGTTAGTGGCGCTGAACACTCCCGGGGAGCTGTGCATCCGAGGCTACTGCGTCATGCTGGGCTACTGGGGCGAGCCTCAGAAGACGAAGGAAGTGGTTGGTCAGGAGAAGTGGTACCGGACAGG AGACATCGCCATGATGGACGAGCAGGGCTTCTGCAAGATCGTGGGCCGCTTCAAGGATATGATCATCCGAGGTGGTGAGAACATCTACCCTGCAGAGCTGGAGGACTTCTTTCACACACACCCGCAGGTGCAGGAAGTGCAG GTGGTGGGAGTGAAGGACAGCCGGATGGGGGAGGAAATTTGTGCCTGCATTCGGCTGAAGAACGGGGAGAAGACCACGGCCGAGGAGATCAAAGCTTTCTGCAAAGGGAAG ATTGCCCACTTCAAGATTCCCCGCTACATCGTGTTTGTAACAGACTACCCCCTCACCATCTCAGGAAAG GTCCAGAAATTCAAACTTCGAGAGCAGATGGAACAACATTTAAATCTGTGA
- the RSAD1 gene encoding radical S-adenosyl methionine domain-containing protein 1, mitochondrial isoform X1, translated as MAVPGARARGWVAAARATQRRRRAEGTGGPPRPEPPSQRAALYVHWPYCEKRCSYCNFNKYIPRGVDEAAMRKCLVTEAQTLLRLSGVRRVESVFFGGGTPSLASPHTVAAVLEAVAQAAYLPADSEVTLEANPTSAPGSRLAAFGAAGVNRLSIGLQSLDDAELRLLGRTHSASDALRTLAAARRLFPGRVSVDLMLGLPAQQVGPWLGQLQELLQHCDDHVSLYQLSLERGTALFAQVQQGALPAPDPELAAEMYQRGREALGEAGFRQYEVSNFARNGALSTHNWTYWQCGQYLGVGPGAHGRFIPQGAGGHTREARIQTLEPDNWMKEVMLFGHGTRKRIPLGRLEMLEEVLAMGLRTDIGITHQHWQQFDPQLTLWDVFGASKEVKELLEQGLLLLDHRGLRCSWEGLPVLDSLLLTLLPQLQEAWQQRIPSLVPGG; from the exons ATGGCTGTCCCCGGAGCCCGGGCCCGCGGCTGGGTGGCGGCGGCCAGAGCGACCCAGCGGCGTCGCCGCGCGGAGGGCACGGGAGGACCTCCGCGTCCTGAGCCCCCGAGCCAGCGCGCGGCGCTTTACGTGCAC TGGCCCTACTGCGAGAAGCGCTGCAGTTACTGCAACTTCAACAAGTACATCCCCCGCGGCGTGGATGAGGCTGCCATGCGGAAGTGTCTGGTGACTGAGGCTCAGACGCTGCTGCGGCTCAGCGGGGTGCGACG GGTGGAATCTGTGTTCTTTGGTGGGGGGACGCCCAGTCTGGCCAGTCCCCACACCGTGGCTGCTGTCCTGGAGGCTGTGGCACAGGCAGCCTACCTGCCTGCAGACTCTGAAGTCACATTGGAGGCTAATCCCACTTCAGCCCCAGGTTCCAGGCTGGCAGCGTTTGGGGCAGCAGGGGTCAACAGGTTGTCCATTGGCCTCCAG TCCCTAGACGACGCAGAGCTCCGGCTGCTGGGGCGGACACACTCGGCCAGCGACGCTCTGCGGACACTGGCAGCGGCTCGGCGCCTCTTTCCCGGGCGCGTGTCCGTGGACTTGATGCTGGGGCTGCCGGCGCAGCAGGTGGGGCCGTGGCTAGGGCAGCTGCAGGAACTGCTGCAACACTGTGACGACCACGTCTCCCTCTACCAGCTGTCCCTGGAGCGGGGCACCGCGCTCTTCGCGCAGGTGCAGCAAGGCGCCCTTCCTGCCCCCGACCCGGAGCTCGCTGCTGAGATGTACCAGCGGGGTCGAGAAGCCCTTGGAGAGGCCGGCTTCCGCCAGTATGAGGTCTCCAACTTCGCCCGGAAT ggGGCGCTCAGTACCCACAATTGGACTTACTGGCAGTGCGGTCAGTACCTTGGCGTCGGGCCTG GAGCCCATGGGCGATTTATACCCCAGGGGGCCGGGGGCCACACCCGGGAGGCTCGAATCCAGACACTGGAGCCTGACAACTGGATGAAGGAGGTGATGCTGTTTGGCCATGGCACCCGGAAGCGCATCCCCCTGGGCAGGCTGGAGAT GCTGGAGGAAGTTTTGGCCATGGGGCTGCGCACCGATATAGGGATCACTCACCAG CACTGGCAGCAGTTTGATCCCCAGCTGACCCTGTGGGACGTGTTTGGAGCAAGCAAGGAGGTGAAGGAGCTGCTGGAGCAGGGCCTACTGCTGCTGGATCACAG AGGTCTTCGGTGTTCCTGGGAGGGTCTGCCTGTGCTGGACTCTCTGTTGCTGACCCTTCTGCCTCAACTCCAAGAGGCCTGGCAGCAGAGAATCCCCTCCCTTGTGCCAGGAGGATGA